Sequence from the Amycolatopsis sp. NBC_00345 genome:
GAACCTCGCGCCGTGGCAGCGCGCCGCGAAGCGCGTGGGCGCCGTGGTGCGCTGGGGCGAGATCGACATCGAGACATGCGAGCTGCCCGCGTGGCAGTACGAGAACCTGGTGTCCGCGCGGACGAAGGCGGTCACCGTGACGCTGGCGTCAGGGTCCGTCGGGACCCGGCCGGACGTGCCGACGGTGATCGAGTTCGCCAAGCGCGTCGGCGCGCTGGTGGTGGTGGACGCGACGTACGCGGCGCCGTTCGTGCCGCTCGACCTCGCCGAGCTGGGCGCGGACGTGATGGTCGTGTCCGCGCAGGCGTGGGGCGGGCCGTCGGTGGGCGCGCTGGTGTTCCGCGACCCGGAGATGCTTGAACGGATCTCGTCGGTTTCGCTCGACCCGGGCGCGCGCGGCCCGGCCCGGCTGGAGCTGGGGCCGCACGCGCACCCGCTGCTCGCGGGCCTCGTCGCGTCGATCGACTACCTCGCCGGCCTCGACGACGCGGCCTCCGGCTCCCGGCGCGAGCGGCTCGTGACGTCGCTGGGCTCGGCCAAGTCGTACCACGCCGGGCTGCTGGCCCAGCTGTCCACGGAGCTGCGCTCGCTGCGGCACATCATGGTGATCGGCGACGCGATGCGCCGTATCCCCGCGCTCGCCTTCGCCGTCGCCGGCAAGAAGTCGCCGGAGGTCGCGGAGTACCTGGCGTCGCAGGGCTTGTGCGCCTTCGCCGACGACGGTTCCAGCGGCGTCTTCGCGTCGCTGGGCGTCGGCGAGGTGGGCGGGGCGGTGCGCATCGGGCTCGCGCACTACTCCAACGTCTTCGAGATCAACCAGCTGGTGCGGGTACTCGAAGAACTCCGCTGACTACCGCTCGTTTGCGGCGGGCCGGTTCCGGCGACATGTCCCTGAAGGCCACCTTCAGGGACATATCCGCCCTCATGGTGGCCTTCAGGGAACAGGCTCAGGTCAGGACTTGGCCGCCAGCAGCACTTTCCCGAACACGGAGCCCTCTTCGAGCATCCGGTGCGCGGACGCGGCCTCGGCCATCGGCACGACCTGGCCGACGATCGGCTTCACCGAGCCCTGCTCCACCAGCGGCCACAGCCGCTGGCGGACGTCGGCGACGATCGCGGCCTTCTGGTCCAGTGGCCGCGCGCGCAGGCCGGCGCCGAACACGCTGGCGCGCTTGCCCATCAGCTTGCCGAGGTTCAGCTCGCCCTTCACCCCGCCCTGCATGCCGATCACGATCAGGCGGCCGTCCATGGTCAGGGTGTCGACGTTGCGCTCGAGGTACTTCGCGCCCATGTTGTCCAGGATGACGTTCGCGCCGCCGGTCTCCTTCGCCAGCACCTCGACGAAGTCCTGCTCCTTGTAGTTGATCGTGATGTCGGCGCCGAGCTGGCGGCAGCTCTCCAGCCGCTCGGCCGAGCCCGCGGTCACGGCGACGGTGGCGCCCAGCGCCTTGCCGACCTGGATCGCGTGCGTGCCGATGCCGCCCGCGCCGCCGTGCACCAGCAGCACCTGGCCCTCGTGCAGGCCGGCGTGCATCACGACGTTCGCCCACACCGTGCAGGCGACCTCGGGCAGCCCGGCGGCGGCGAGGGTCTCCACCTCGGCCGGGACCGGGAGGACCTGGCCGGCCGGGACGGTGACCTTCTCGGCGTAGCCGCCGCCCGCGAGCAGCGCGCAGACCTCGTCGCCGACGTTCCAGCCTTCGACGCCCTCGCCCAGTTCGGCGATCACGCCGGAGCACTCGAGGCCGAGGACCTCGCTCGCCCCGCGCGGCGGCGGGTAGTTGCCCTGGCGCTGCAGGAGGTCGGCGCGGTTGACCGCGCTCGCGGCGACGTCGATGAGGACTTCCCCAGGTCCGGGCCGGGGGTCGGGGACCTCGGTCCATTCGAGTACGTCGGGCCCACCTGGCTCACGGATCGTGATCGCGTACATGCCGCCGACTGTATCCCCCGGGCGCGGCGATCCGCCGAATGCCGCATTGACGGACCGGACACAGCACATAAAGGTGAGCAACCATGTCATTAAGCCGAAAGAGACTCATTCCGCCGGTGGTGCTGGCCGCGTGCGTGACCCTCGCGCTCGGCGCGGCCCCCGCCACGGCGGCGAAGGGCGACGACCTCGCGCTCGCGAAGCAGCTGACCAAGAAGGTCGGGCTGGACGGCGTGAACCGGCACCTCATCGCGTTGCAGCGGTTCGCCGACACCAACGGCGGCACGCGCGCGGCGAGCACTGAGGGGCACAAGAAGTCCGCGGAGTACATCGCGGGCAAGCTGGAGGCCGCGGGCTACACCGTCACGCGGCAGGAGTTTCCCTTCACCTA
This genomic interval carries:
- a CDS encoding cysteine desulfurase-like protein — translated: MAFDVARIRGLFPALGDGWIHFDGAAGMLVPEQVASAVSTAMRAPVSGPGGAFPASQRAESIVTAARRAVADLVGAEPASVVLGPSAPVMLRRLVDALAERWTIGDEVVVSRLDEQANLAPWQRAAKRVGAVVRWGEIDIETCELPAWQYENLVSARTKAVTVTLASGSVGTRPDVPTVIEFAKRVGALVVVDATYAAPFVPLDLAELGADVMVVSAQAWGGPSVGALVFRDPEMLERISSVSLDPGARGPARLELGPHAHPLLAGLVASIDYLAGLDDAASGSRRERLVTSLGSAKSYHAGLLAQLSTELRSLRHIMVIGDAMRRIPALAFAVAGKKSPEVAEYLASQGLCAFADDGSSGVFASLGVGEVGGAVRIGLAHYSNVFEINQLVRVLEELR
- a CDS encoding NAD(P)H-quinone oxidoreductase; amino-acid sequence: MYAITIREPGGPDVLEWTEVPDPRPGPGEVLIDVAASAVNRADLLQRQGNYPPPRGASEVLGLECSGVIAELGEGVEGWNVGDEVCALLAGGGYAEKVTVPAGQVLPVPAEVETLAAAGLPEVACTVWANVVMHAGLHEGQVLLVHGGAGGIGTHAIQVGKALGATVAVTAGSAERLESCRQLGADITINYKEQDFVEVLAKETGGANVILDNMGAKYLERNVDTLTMDGRLIVIGMQGGVKGELNLGKLMGKRASVFGAGLRARPLDQKAAIVADVRQRLWPLVEQGSVKPIVGQVVPMAEAASAHRMLEEGSVFGKVLLAAKS